A stretch of Plasmodium chabaudi chabaudi strain AS genome assembly, chromosome: 14 DNA encodes these proteins:
- a CDS encoding ATP-dependent RNA helicase DBP9, putative, producing the protein MDQEDAPHSEVEGGVAEEIKEEAYAEEVEEAVEEGEEEGEEEGEEEEDDDDDEDEDDGEDEGEEDDGEDEGEEDDDEDETDEDDDNAPNKMKVKNNTNEMFFDVSNNFEEFDNILLDVRLRKALLYLFRFKHPTKIQKISIPSILKGNDTILNAKTGSGKTMAYLIPAIQRLIKFNIDEKEHLKFFYKCIIIAPTDELCLQIYNVGNKLCSYLKGMVTINHNVNNNFYEHPTILVSTPKNLCKYILEHKNKNNQNILSNLKILIIDEADVIHTKEFQKPMNILTRNYLPKNFSKKYQIVMASATLKKNIIEKSKLFLHNPIYLTTEEDTKKSKKHSIDNQIVESSKKSRNNNTLNDEGVRPQENGDGINFRFVGKSFYYLYDEQLTKYIYLYLLIKNKTVKFKSIIFTASITEAYKIKIFLTYLNITSSILNPSHPILIKQNVILSFNSSKFYFLICPQFERNTVRAPPKESISEDLSEDDSAGEELPDEELEGELSEDDSAGEELPDEELEDEVSENEPDREEVNDEELEDELSENEPDREEITDEKLKGEMSDEESAKEEREWDQISDENEKEKDFLYNRGLDFRNVSCVINFSMPLDKETFLHRIGRTCRLNTKGISISFVDENKEIEKNIVKEIEDENICHMKKKYMKFNNVEACRYRVESTLAKCTSKKIKLFIQKEILYHSLKSNELKEFFNSHTNEKKQINKIIKRFNRQIVSQKFIKDRNESIFLQKMPSSNMTKKNGSFGKRNKNNNRNMPLIEKKKRGFAITQKGYEDQLKKEPNEDVTDPTKLPALFGKRLRNYMYMKYINNRKKNTVNDDTKQNRFNGKYTNRHKKGFKNKKFSKKRKFTKTK; encoded by the coding sequence ATGGATCAAGAGGATGCGCCCCACAGTGAAGTCGAAGGAGGAGTAGCGgaggaaataaaagaagAGGCGTATGCTGAAGAAGTAGAGGAAGCAGTAGAAGAAGGAGAAGAAGAAGGAGAAGAGGAAGGAGAAGAGGAAGAAGATGACGATGACGATGAGGATGAAGATGACGGTGAAGATGAAGGAGAAGAAGATGACGGTGAAGATGAAGGAGAAGAAGATGACGATGAGGATGAAACAGATGAAGACGATGACAATGCCCCAAATAAGATGAAAgtcaaaaataatacgaATGAAATGTTCTTTGACGTAAGCAACAATTTTGAGGAGTTCGACAATATTCTGTTAGATGTGAGACTAAGAAAAGCattactttatttatttagatTCAAGCATCCGacaaaaattcaaaaaatttcaattccaagtatattaaaagggaatgatacaattttaaatgcAAAAACAGGGTCTGGGAAAACAATGGCCTATTTGATTCCAGCAATCCAACGATTGATAAAATTCAACATCGATGAAAAAGAAcacttaaaatttttttataaatgtataattaTAGCCCCAACAGATGAATTATgcttacaaatatataatgtaggGAATAAGCTATGCTCATATTTAAAGGGAATGGTAACAATTAACcataatgtaaataataatttttatgagcATCCTACTATACTTGTAAGTACTCCcaaaaatttatgtaaatatatattagaacacaaaaataaaaataaccaaaatattttatcaaatttaaaaatattaattattgaTGAAGCAGATGTAATTCATACAAAAGAATTTCAAAAGCCAATGAATATACTAACACGTAATTATTTACcaaaaaatttttcaaaaaaatatcaaattgTTATGGCTTCAGctactttaaaaaaaaatattatagaaaaaagTAAACTCTTTTTACATAATCCAATTTATTTAACTACTGAAGAggatacaaaaaaaagtaagaAACATTCTATTGATAACCAAATTGTAGAAAGTTCTAAAAAAAGtcgaaataataatactttAAATGATGAGGGTGTAAGGCCTCAGGAAAATGGTGATGGAATAAATTTTAGATTTGTTGGAAAatccttttattatttatatgacgAGCAATTAACAAAGTACatttatctatatttattgataaaaaataaaacagtaaaatttaaatcGATAATATTTACGGCATCTATAACTGAAGcgtataaaataaaaatatttttaacataCCTAAACATTACATCTTCTATACTTAATCCAAGCCATCCTATTTTGATTAAGCAGAATGTTATTTTGTCCTTCAACAgttcaaaattttatttcttaatATGCCCACAGTTTGAAAGAAACACGGTTCGCGCTCCCCCTAAGGAATCAATAAGTGAAGATTTATCTGAGGATGACTCAGCCGGGGAAGAGCTGCCTGATGAGGAACTTGAGGGCGAATTATCGGAGGATGACTCAGCCGGGGAAGAGCTGCCTGATGAGGAACTTGAGGACGAAGTATCTGAAAATGAACCAGATAGGGAAGAGGTCAACGATGAGGAACTTGAGGACGAATTATCTGAAAATGAGCCAGACCGAGAGGAGATCACTGATGAGAAACTCAAGGGTGAGATGTCTGATGAAGAATCCGCCAAAGAGGAAAGGGAGTGGGACCAAATTAGTGacgaaaatgaaaaagagaaagattttttatacaatagAGGCTTAGATTTTCGCAATGTAAGTTGTGTTATTAACTTTAGTATGCCATTAGATAAAGaaacatttttacataGAATAGGAAGAACTTGCAGATTAAATACAAAAGGTATAAGTATATCATTTGTAGATGAAAACaaagaaattgaaaaaaatattgttaaaGAAATTGaggatgaaaatatatgccatatgaaaaaaaaatatatgaaatttaataatgttGAAGCTTGTAGATATAGAGTTGAATCAACATTGGCTAAATGCACatccaaaaaaataaaattatttattcaaaaaGAAATACTATATCATTCATTAAAGTCCAATGAATTAAaggaattttttaattcacatacaaatgaaaaaaaacaaattaataaaattataaaacgTTTTAATAGGCAAATTGTTTCACAAAAGTTTATCAAAGATAGGAATGAAAGTATATTCTTACAAAAAATGCCCTCTAGCAATATgaccaaaaaaaatggaagtTTTGGcaaaagaaacaaaaataataaccgAAATATGCCACTTattgaaaagaaaaaaagggGTTTTGCCATAACTCAAAAAGGTTATGAAGACCAGTTAAAGAAAGAACCCAATGAAGATGTTACAGACCCTACTAAGTTGCCTGCTTTGTTTGGTAAACGACTAAGaaattatatgtacatgaaatatataaataacagaaaaaaaaatacagttAACGACGATACGAAACAAAATCGTTTTAACGGTAAATATACGAATCGTCATAAAAAaggttttaaaaataagaaattttccaaaaaaaggaaattcacaaaaacaaaataa
- a CDS encoding replication factor C subunit 4, putative has product MEEDSFKNRLLKRNIDIWIEKYRPEYLEDVVGNPFVINTLKSIIVSGNMPNLLLAGAPGTGKTTSILCLASEMLGSQAKKAVLELNASDDRGINVIRDRIKSFAKEVISLPPGRHKIIILDEVDSMTTAAQQSLRRIMELYSDTTRFALACNQSEKIIDALQSRCAIIRYFKLTDDQVLKRILKICEYENIKYTDDGLETITFIADGDLRKAVNCLQSTYAGLEVINKENVLNICDIPSPERIENLLKHCISSEWRKAHDIAYDMIKEGHTPFDVALTSSNVLRRYDLGSEAIQIEFLKIGAMACNTMASGLSSVIQLDKLIADWCIAAKTLRGKC; this is encoded by the exons ATGGAAGAAGactcatttaaaaatagattattaaaaagaaacatTGACATATGGATAGAAAAATATCGCCCTGAGTATTTAGAGGATGTAGTAGGAAACCCTTTTGTCATAAATACATTAAAGAGTATTATAGTATCGGGGAATATGCCTAATTTGCTTTTAGct GGGGCCCCTGGTACAGGAAAAACCACTAGCATTTTGTGTCTAGCTAGCGAAATGTTAGGGAGCCAAGCAAAGAAAGCGGTTCTTGAATTAAATGCATCAGATGATAGAGGAATCAATGTAATACGTGATAGAATAAAAAGTTTTGCTAAAGAGGTAATAAGTTTACCACCTGGAagacataaaataataatattagatGAAGTAGATTCCATGACAACAGCAGCTCAACAATCTTTAAGAAGAATAATGGAATTGTATTCAGATACAACAAGATTTGCGCTAGCATGCAATCAatcagaaaaaataatagatgCACTTCAAAGTCGATGTGCTATTATtagatattttaaattaacaGATGATCaagttttaaaaagaattttaaaaatatgtgaatACGAAAACATTAAATATACAGATGATGGCTTAGAAACGATAACATTCATAGCTGATGGAGATTTAAGAAAAGCAGTTAATTGTTTGCAATCAACTTATGCTGGTTTAGAAgtcataaataaagaaaatgttCTAAATATTTGTGATATTCCCTCACCAGAAAGaattgaaaatttattaaagcACTGTATTAGTAGTGAATGGAGAAAAGCTCATGATATTGCTTATGACATGATAAAAGAAGGACATACACCATTTGATGTTGCGTTAACATCATCAAATGTTTTAAGGAGATATGACCTCGGATCTGAAGCTATTCAGATTgagtttttaaaaatcgGAGCAATGGCATGCAACACGATGGCAAGTGGCTTATCAAGTGTAATACAGCTGGATAAGCTGATAGCTGATTGGTGTATAGCTGCAAAAACGCTTAGGGGAAAATGctga
- a CDS encoding mitochondrial carrier protein, putative, producing MEHLKNLITGALAGVVVDAILYPIDNMKTNIQAKNQLYSIFEARKLYNGIIPTLIGTIPASAFFYCFYEMSKKLISENNPNISKSALYIASTSIAEITASIVRLPFEIIKQKMQVSSEATVKNIIKDVLKMQGAQSFLLRSYLVIIIREIPFDCIQYFIWETLKEKGQKYFREFHEKHPVLLSSLSGGIAGATAGFLTTPIDVIKSKHIVYGRSYIETIMEISKEGYLSFYKGCLFRTYYLFFGGFIFFGALRLFSFKKDKPCETNPQLI from the exons aTGGAGCACTTAA aaaactTAATAACTGGGGCCCTAGCGGGTGTTGTTGTTGATGCGATATTATATCCCATTGATAACATGAAAACAAACATACAAGCAAAAAATCAATTATATTCAATTTTTGAGGCAAGAAAGTTATATAATGGGATTATTCCAACCCTTATAGGCACTATACCAGCTAgtgcttttttttattgtttttatgaaatgtcaaaaaaattaatatcag aaaacaaTCCTAATATTAGCAAAAGTGCTTTATATATAGCTTCAACCAGTATAGCCGAAATTACAGCATCGATAGTGAg GCTTCCGtttgaaataataaaacagaaAATGCAAGTGTCTAGTGAAGCAActgtgaaaaatataataaaggaTGTACTAAAAATGCAAGGAGCTCAATCATTTTTACTTCGGAGTTATTTAGTTATAATCATAAGAGAAATTCCATTTGATTGTATTCAATATTTCATATGGGAAACACTTAAAGAGAAGGGgcaaaaat attTCAGAGAATTTCATGAAAAACATCCAGTTTTACTGTCGTCTCTTTCTGGAGGAATTGCGg GAGCTACAGCTGGATTCCTAACAACTCCTATTGATGTTATAAAATCTAAGCATATAGTATat gGTCGGTCATATATTGAGACAATTATGGAAATATCAAAAGAAGGATACTTGTCATTTTATAAAGGATGTCTATTTAgaacatattatttattttttggagGGTTTATATTCTTTGGAGCTCTAAGattgttttcatttaaaaaggaTAAACCTTGTGAAACAAATCCTCAGTTAATTtga